A window from Pseudomonas sp. MRSN 12121 encodes these proteins:
- a CDS encoding GGDEF domain-containing protein codes for MKTPTQTNAIDFDSAKLQRLGFGRPSPLLQRPVSLAQLRQQLSLQLQTSLEPQRILGLFYRETQRLVPLDALVYQHKPSDLRLEFGQRGHHSVSYSLSHEGESMGELVFRRNQRFSDQEQSHLESLLSALLYPMRNALLYRAATRSALRDPLTDTGNRIAMDQTLQREIEMARRHLHPLSLLMLDIDHFKKINDSHGHSAGDEVLKTVAATIKAQLRNVDMVFRFGGEEFLILLSNTGRDAAAMVGERLRQAAQAKDYWADGTLIELTVSLGCSTLLPGESAESLLRRADSALYVAKREGRNRLAMAG; via the coding sequence ATGAAAACACCGACCCAGACCAACGCAATTGACTTCGACAGCGCCAAATTGCAACGCCTGGGCTTTGGCCGGCCTTCACCACTGCTACAACGCCCGGTCAGCCTTGCACAATTGCGCCAGCAATTGAGCCTGCAGTTACAGACCAGCCTGGAACCACAACGCATTCTTGGCTTGTTCTACCGCGAAACCCAACGCCTCGTCCCTCTGGATGCGCTGGTCTACCAGCACAAACCCAGCGACCTGCGCCTGGAATTCGGCCAGCGCGGCCACCATTCCGTCAGCTACAGCCTGAGCCATGAAGGCGAGTCCATGGGGGAGCTGGTGTTCCGGCGCAACCAGCGTTTCAGCGACCAGGAACAAAGCCATCTGGAGTCGCTGCTGTCCGCGCTGCTCTACCCCATGCGCAATGCCCTGCTTTATCGGGCCGCCACCCGCAGCGCCCTGCGCGACCCCTTGACCGATACCGGCAACCGGATCGCCATGGACCAGACGCTGCAACGGGAAATCGAGATGGCCCGCCGCCACCTGCACCCGCTGTCGTTGCTGATGCTGGACATCGATCACTTCAAGAAAATCAACGACAGCCATGGCCACAGTGCCGGCGATGAGGTCCTCAAGACCGTGGCCGCCACCATCAAGGCGCAGTTGCGCAATGTCGACATGGTGTTTCGTTTCGGTGGCGAGGAGTTCCTGATCCTGTTGTCCAACACCGGCCGCGATGCCGCTGCCATGGTGGGAGAGCGCTTGCGCCAGGCCGCTCAAGCCAAGGACTACTGGGCAGATGGCACCTTGATCGAACTGACGGTCAGCCTGGGTTGCTCGACCCTGCTGCCGGGAGAGTCTGCCGAAAGCCTGCTGCGTCGCGCGGACAGCGCGCTGTACGTGGCCAAACGCGAGGGTCGCAATCGCCTGGCGATGGCCGGCTGA
- a CDS encoding TenA family transcriptional regulator: MDAASYPAWAQQLIQDCSESKRRVVEHELYQRMRDNQLSNKTMRQYLIGGWPVVEQFALYMAQNLTKTRFARHPGEDMARRWLMRNIRVELNHADYWVNWSRAHGVSLEDLQAQQVPPELHALSHWCWHTSSADSLIVAIAATNYAIEGATGEWSALVCSSGVYAAAFPEEERKRAMKWLKMHAQYDDAHPWEALEIICTLAGTNPSKALQVELRQAICKSYDYMHLFLERCMQQEKAPAGRERMALAQG, encoded by the coding sequence ATGGACGCCGCCAGTTATCCCGCCTGGGCCCAGCAGCTGATTCAGGACTGCAGCGAGAGCAAGCGCCGCGTGGTCGAGCACGAGTTGTACCAGCGCATGCGCGACAACCAGCTCAGCAACAAGACCATGCGCCAATACCTGATCGGTGGCTGGCCGGTGGTGGAGCAGTTTGCCCTGTACATGGCGCAGAACCTGACCAAGACCCGTTTCGCCCGTCATCCCGGGGAAGACATGGCGCGACGCTGGCTGATGCGCAATATCCGGGTCGAGCTCAATCATGCCGACTATTGGGTGAACTGGAGCCGCGCCCATGGCGTGAGCCTGGAGGATCTGCAAGCGCAGCAGGTGCCACCGGAGCTGCACGCATTGAGCCATTGGTGCTGGCACACCAGTTCCGCCGACTCGCTGATCGTGGCGATCGCGGCCACCAACTATGCCATCGAGGGCGCGACGGGCGAGTGGTCGGCGCTGGTCTGCTCTTCCGGCGTATATGCCGCGGCCTTTCCCGAGGAAGAACGCAAACGGGCGATGAAATGGCTGAAAATGCATGCCCAGTACGATGACGCCCATCCCTGGGAGGCGCTGGAGATCATCTGTACCCTGGCGGGCACGAATCCGAGCAAGGCCCTGCAGGTCGAGCTGCGCCAGGCGATCTGCAAGAGTTACGACTATATGCACCTGTTCCTGGAGCGCTGCATGCAGCAGGAAAAGGCGCCGGCCGGTCGTGAACGGATGGCGCTGGCTCAAGGTTGA